The following proteins are encoded in a genomic region of Ornithinibacillus sp. 4-3:
- the thiD gene encoding bifunctional hydroxymethylpyrimidine kinase/phosphomethylpyrimidine kinase, protein MKKVACSLTIAGTDPSGGAGIQADLKTFQELQSYGMSIITSVVAQNTTGVQNIHHLPLEMIADQLDSVFSDMPVNAFKTGMIANIDMMDIIYTKIKDRNLPFVIDPVMVATSGDTLINEDARIYLRDKLVPLCTIITPNIPEAEFLTGEKIENIEEMQTAAMKIVYEYGAGAALVKGGHLSGDAVDFLYDGKEMHTFTEKRIDTVNTHGTGCTYSAAITAYLSHGFSLLEAVEKSKHYVTEAIRHSFNLGAGNGPTNHFATRKESIYS, encoded by the coding sequence ATGAAAAAAGTAGCTTGTTCTTTAACGATTGCAGGTACAGATCCTTCAGGTGGAGCAGGAATTCAAGCAGATTTAAAAACATTTCAAGAATTACAAAGCTATGGGATGTCTATTATTACATCTGTTGTTGCGCAGAATACAACAGGTGTTCAAAACATTCATCATCTTCCACTTGAGATGATTGCTGATCAGTTAGACTCTGTTTTTTCTGATATGCCAGTAAATGCGTTTAAAACAGGAATGATTGCCAATATCGATATGATGGATATTATTTATACGAAAATTAAGGATAGGAATCTTCCCTTCGTGATTGATCCTGTGATGGTTGCTACAAGTGGAGATACGCTAATCAATGAAGATGCGCGAATTTATTTACGGGATAAGCTTGTGCCACTTTGTACAATCATTACGCCAAATATTCCAGAAGCAGAATTTTTAACTGGGGAAAAGATCGAAAATATTGAAGAAATGCAAACAGCAGCAATGAAAATTGTTTATGAATATGGAGCAGGAGCAGCACTTGTGAAAGGTGGACATCTTTCGGGAGACGCAGTTGACTTTCTCTATGATGGAAAAGAAATGCATACCTTTACCGAAAAACGGATTGATACAGTAAATACACATGGAACAGGATGTACATATTCTGCAGCCATTACCGCTTATTTAAGTCATGGATTTTCTTTATTAGAAGCGGTTGAAAAAAGTAAGCATTATGTGACAGAGGCCATTAGGCATTCATTTAATCTAGGTGCAGGAAATGGACCTACCAATCATTTTGCTACTAGAAAGGAAAGTATTTACTCATGA
- the thiW gene encoding energy coupling factor transporter S component ThiW gives MNRTRLLTTMALLIAIGVLGSHLIWFPAGIAKAYPVQHAVNVIAAVVLGPGPAVVIAFIIGLLRNMLGLGSLLAFPGGMIGAFLAGYLYQKLGKKYFAAIGEVIGSGVIGALFSVPFAKIVMGTSFGALFFIPPFLVSSIAGAGIALFIVVRIKHEKFIQIKN, from the coding sequence ATGAATCGAACAAGATTACTTACGACAATGGCATTGCTAATCGCTATTGGTGTGTTAGGATCACACCTTATTTGGTTTCCTGCAGGTATCGCTAAAGCTTATCCAGTTCAGCATGCAGTAAATGTTATTGCTGCTGTAGTACTTGGCCCTGGTCCAGCTGTTGTGATTGCATTTATTATTGGTTTATTAAGAAACATGCTAGGACTAGGCTCATTACTCGCATTTCCAGGAGGAATGATTGGCGCATTTTTAGCAGGCTACTTATATCAAAAGCTAGGTAAGAAATATTTTGCTGCTATCGGAGAAGTGATTGGAAGCGGGGTTATTGGTGCGCTATTCTCTGTACCTTTTGCAAAAATTGTGATGGGCACTTCATTTGGTGCACTATTCTTTATCCCACCTTTCCTTGTAAGTAGCATTGCCGGAGCAGGGATTGCCTTATTTATCGTTGTTCGTATTAAACATGAGAAGTTTATCCAAATAAAAAATTAG
- the argH gene encoding argininosuccinate lyase: protein MNLWGARFRNEGSRLMEEFNSSLELDQRIYVEDITGSLAHAKMLAECGIITKEEGEQIRAGLQSILADIENGKLPIEGNYEDIHSFVEMNLIERIGDVGKKLHTARSRNDQTAVDTRMYARKQAREIIDILDHFKAVLKEKAEANPYIMPGYTHLQRAQIVTFKYHLLAYYQMFDRDQKRVQNALELLNENPLGSGALAGTTHLIDRTITTKELGFDKPVDNFMDGVAERDYILELTSAFSIIMMHLSRLSEELIIWCSQEFKFVEIDDAYATGSSIMPQKKNADAAELIRGKTGKVYGALFSIFSVYKGIPLTYNKDMQEEKESFFYAVDTTIASLTIMSEMIRTLKVNKENMRQAVKKGFLNATELADYLVKAGMPFRDAHGVVGRIVIYCEDQDKGIEELTLEELQEFTDLIKDDIYEYIDHESILNKGTKVELQ, encoded by the coding sequence ATGAATTTATGGGGTGCTCGTTTTAGAAATGAAGGCAGTCGTTTAATGGAGGAGTTTAATAGTTCTCTAGAATTAGATCAACGCATCTATGTGGAGGATATTACGGGGAGTTTAGCACATGCAAAAATGCTTGCAGAATGTGGCATTATTACGAAAGAAGAAGGCGAGCAAATTCGGGCTGGTCTACAATCAATCTTAGCAGATATAGAAAATGGTAAATTACCAATAGAAGGAAATTACGAGGACATCCATAGCTTTGTGGAAATGAATCTGATTGAGCGTATTGGAGATGTGGGTAAGAAATTACATACAGCACGTAGCCGAAACGACCAAACAGCTGTAGATACGAGAATGTATGCAAGAAAGCAAGCCCGAGAAATTATTGATATTTTAGATCATTTCAAGGCTGTATTAAAAGAAAAAGCAGAAGCAAATCCATATATCATGCCAGGCTATACACATCTACAGCGTGCACAAATCGTTACTTTTAAATATCATTTACTTGCTTATTATCAAATGTTTGACCGCGATCAAAAGCGTGTGCAAAATGCATTGGAATTATTAAATGAAAATCCATTAGGATCAGGTGCTTTAGCTGGAACGACTCATCTAATTGATCGTACGATTACGACAAAGGAACTTGGTTTTGATAAACCTGTAGATAATTTCATGGATGGCGTTGCTGAGCGTGATTATATTTTAGAATTAACCTCAGCATTTTCCATTATTATGATGCATCTAAGCCGATTAAGTGAAGAATTAATTATTTGGTGTAGCCAAGAGTTTAAATTTGTGGAAATTGATGATGCTTATGCAACTGGAAGTAGTATTATGCCACAGAAGAAAAATGCAGATGCTGCAGAACTAATTCGTGGGAAAACAGGGAAAGTATATGGTGCTTTATTCTCTATCTTCTCTGTTTATAAGGGAATTCCACTTACTTACAATAAAGACATGCAGGAAGAGAAAGAGTCCTTCTTCTATGCGGTAGATACAACGATTGCGTCCTTAACGATTATGTCAGAAATGATTCGTACATTAAAGGTAAATAAGGAAAATATGCGTCAAGCAGTGAAAAAAGGATTTTTAAATGCAACAGAGCTTGCAGATTACTTAGTGAAAGCAGGTATGCCATTTAGAGATGCTCATGGGGTAGTTGGTCGGATTGTTATTTATTGTGAGGACCAGGATAAAGGGATAGAAGAATTAACTTTAGAGGAATTACAAGAATTTACTGATTTAATTAAAGATGATATTTATGAATACATTGATCATGAAAGTATTTTAAATAAAGGAACGAAAGTAGAATTACAATAA
- a CDS encoding ornithine--oxo-acid transaminase, producing the protein MTKSTEVIAQTDKYGARNYNPLPIVISEAEGAWVVDPEGNRYLDMLAAYSAVNQGHRHPKIVQALIDQADRVTLTSRAFHNDQLGPWYEKVSKLTNKNMSLPMNTGAEAVETAIKTARRWGYEVKGVEENKAEIIGCDGNFHGRTMAAVSLSSEAEYKRGFGPMLPGIKTVPYGEIEALEKAITPNTVAFIAEPIQGEAGINIPPAGYLKKAYELCKEHNVLYISDEIQAGLGRTGKMFATEWEGFEPDMYILGKALGGGVFPISCVAANDDILGVFNPGSHGSTFGGNPLACAVSIAALEVLEEENLCERSLELGEYFLAELKKIDHPSIKDVRGRGLFIGVELDEDARPYCEKLKEAGLLCKETHDTVIRFAPPLVIEKEDLDWAIEKIKGLFN; encoded by the coding sequence ATGACTAAATCAACAGAAGTTATTGCACAAACAGATAAATATGGGGCACGTAATTATAACCCACTACCAATCGTTATTTCAGAAGCAGAAGGTGCTTGGGTAGTAGATCCAGAAGGCAATCGTTATTTAGATATGCTTGCTGCATACTCTGCAGTGAATCAGGGACATCGTCATCCAAAGATTGTTCAAGCATTAATTGATCAAGCAGATCGTGTAACATTAACTTCGCGTGCGTTCCATAATGACCAGCTTGGACCATGGTATGAAAAAGTTAGTAAACTAACAAATAAAAACATGTCCTTACCAATGAATACAGGAGCTGAAGCAGTTGAAACAGCTATTAAAACAGCTCGTCGTTGGGGTTATGAAGTAAAAGGTGTAGAAGAAAATAAAGCAGAAATTATCGGTTGTGATGGTAACTTCCATGGTCGCACAATGGCTGCAGTATCCCTTTCTTCAGAAGCAGAGTACAAGCGTGGATTTGGTCCAATGCTTCCAGGGATTAAGACAGTTCCATATGGTGAGATTGAAGCATTAGAAAAGGCAATCACACCAAATACAGTTGCATTTATTGCTGAACCAATTCAAGGAGAAGCAGGAATTAATATTCCACCAGCTGGCTATCTTAAAAAAGCTTATGAATTATGTAAAGAGCATAATGTGTTATACATCTCAGACGAGATCCAAGCAGGATTAGGGCGTACTGGTAAAATGTTTGCAACAGAATGGGAAGGCTTCGAGCCAGATATGTATATTTTAGGTAAAGCACTTGGTGGTGGTGTATTCCCAATCTCTTGTGTAGCAGCTAATGATGATATTCTAGGTGTATTTAACCCTGGTTCCCACGGATCTACATTTGGTGGAAACCCATTAGCATGTGCAGTATCTATTGCTGCTCTAGAAGTATTAGAGGAAGAAAATTTATGTGAGCGTTCTTTAGAGCTAGGAGAGTATTTCCTAGCAGAGCTGAAGAAAATTGATCATCCATCCATTAAAGATGTACGTGGACGCGGACTATTCATTGGTGTTGAATTAGATGAAGATGCTCGCCCATACTGTGAGAAGCTAAAAGAAGCAGGATTATTATGTAAAGAAACACATGATACGGTAATTCGTTTTGCTCCTCCTCTAGTAATTGAGAAAGAAGACCTTGATTGGGCAATTGAAAAAATCAAAGGATTATTTAATTAA
- the pruA gene encoding L-glutamate gamma-semialdehyde dehydrogenase — protein MISYKHEPFTDFSIKENRDAFLEGLKTVEGYLGGDFPLVINGHHVITEEKTTVVNPANHSEVLGNMSMASQEIAEEAMEIADQTFNMWKRVKPEVRADVLFKAAAIVRRRKMEFSALLTKEAGKPWNEADADTAEAIDFLEYYGRQMLRLKDGMPVESRPGEFNRFDYIPLGIGVVISPWNFAFAIMAGTTAAALVTGNTVLLKPASTTPIVAYKFVEVLEEAGLPAGVLNFVPGSSRDIGDFLVDHPRTRFISFTGSRDVGKRIYERAAVVNEGQIWLKRVIAEMGGKDTIVVDKEADLELAADSIVKSAFGFSGQKCSACSRAVIHEDVYDQVVEMVKEKTEGLTYGDPADQNNFTGPVIDQSSYDKVMSYIEIGKEEGRLVAGGVGDDSKGFFVAPTVFADLDPEARMMQEEIFGPVVALCKAPTFDDAIEIANNTEYGLTGAVITNNRLHLEQAREDFHVGNLYFNRGCTGAIVGYQPFGGFNMSGTDSKAGGPDYLQLHMQGKTTSEML, from the coding sequence ATGATTTCATACAAGCACGAACCATTTACAGATTTTTCCATCAAAGAGAACAGAGATGCATTTTTAGAAGGTTTAAAAACAGTAGAAGGATATTTAGGCGGAGATTTTCCACTAGTTATTAATGGCCACCATGTCATTACAGAAGAAAAAACTACCGTAGTAAATCCAGCGAATCATTCGGAAGTACTTGGGAATATGTCGATGGCATCTCAGGAAATAGCGGAGGAAGCAATGGAGATTGCTGATCAAACTTTTAATATGTGGAAAAGAGTGAAGCCGGAAGTACGTGCAGATGTGTTATTTAAGGCTGCAGCAATTGTTCGTCGTCGTAAGATGGAGTTTTCAGCTTTATTAACAAAAGAAGCTGGGAAGCCATGGAATGAAGCAGACGCAGATACAGCAGAAGCAATTGATTTCTTAGAGTATTATGGACGTCAAATGTTGCGCCTTAAGGATGGTATGCCTGTAGAAAGCCGTCCAGGAGAGTTCAACCGTTTTGACTACATACCTTTAGGAATAGGCGTTGTTATTTCACCATGGAACTTTGCATTCGCAATCATGGCGGGAACCACAGCAGCGGCATTAGTAACTGGTAATACGGTGTTATTAAAGCCAGCCTCAACTACACCAATTGTAGCTTATAAATTTGTTGAAGTTTTAGAAGAAGCTGGACTGCCAGCTGGAGTTCTAAACTTTGTACCAGGTTCCAGTCGTGATATCGGTGATTTCTTAGTAGATCATCCTCGCACACGTTTTATTTCCTTCACTGGTTCTCGTGATGTAGGGAAGCGTATTTATGAACGTGCTGCTGTTGTAAATGAGGGACAAATTTGGTTGAAGCGTGTTATTGCTGAAATGGGTGGAAAAGATACAATTGTTGTAGATAAAGAAGCAGATTTAGAGTTAGCAGCTGATTCCATTGTTAAATCTGCATTCGGATTCAGTGGCCAAAAATGTTCAGCATGCTCTCGTGCAGTAATTCATGAAGATGTATATGATCAAGTAGTGGAAATGGTGAAAGAGAAGACAGAAGGATTAACATACGGTGATCCAGCTGATCAAAATAATTTTACAGGTCCTGTAATTGACCAATCTTCTTATGACAAAGTGATGAGTTATATTGAAATTGGTAAAGAAGAAGGACGTCTCGTTGCTGGTGGTGTTGGAGATGATTCTAAAGGATTCTTCGTTGCTCCAACAGTATTTGCTGATCTTGATCCAGAAGCACGTATGATGCAGGAAGAAATCTTTGGGCCTGTTGTTGCATTATGCAAAGCTCCAACTTTTGATGATGCAATTGAAATTGCTAATAATACGGAATATGGGTTAACAGGTGCTGTCATTACAAATAATCGCCTACATTTAGAACAAGCTCGTGAAGATTTTCATGTAGGTAACCTATACTTCAACCGTGGATGTACTGGAGCAATTGTTGGATATCAGCCATTTGGTGGATTCAATATGTCAGGTACAGATTCTAAAGCTGGTGGACCAGACTACTTACAGCTTCACATGCAAGGAAAAACAACATCAGAAATGCTTTAA
- a CDS encoding sigma 54-interacting transcriptional regulator, whose amino-acid sequence MNTLNELQAIHKFIIDYANIGIHAINKHGITVIYNQKMGEIEGLQPGNVIQRRLDELVNFDNTESTLLRVLHTKNPLYDVEQTYWNLNGDEITTVNTTMPIFEDGEIIGAVEYASDISHYRKYVLQPVKKHSYSETYNKIIAESKAMQEVLVLAEKAASTRLPLLIIGETGTGKDLIAERIHMALEPKNNSFYTLLCQAVDERWLDQLASELENEKQMTLFCERIDLLPLHLQPKLLHLLEQYKNKDHLLIASVDDDPVELISKGALQKNLFYLFSNFTINISPLRERVEDIEPFIQAFFVEHAEKFGTGIPAVHPDVLKLLLKYDWPGNIRELQHLLEEIITHDPKLETITNDVLPMHFLIKQDKHSILEEEQIPTYEVPELTLESYLLQAEKYYIGRMMKKHGNNITKTAEALGMSRQNLQYRLKKIRNQK is encoded by the coding sequence TTGAATACATTGAATGAATTACAAGCAATCCATAAATTTATTATTGACTATGCGAATATTGGTATACATGCAATTAATAAGCATGGTATTACTGTGATCTACAATCAAAAAATGGGAGAAATTGAAGGTTTACAGCCTGGAAATGTTATCCAAAGAAGGCTTGATGAGCTAGTTAATTTTGATAATACAGAGAGCACATTGCTACGCGTATTACACACAAAGAATCCTCTCTATGATGTAGAACAGACTTACTGGAATCTTAATGGTGATGAAATTACAACAGTGAACACAACCATGCCGATTTTTGAGGATGGAGAAATTATTGGTGCTGTTGAATATGCATCAGATATTTCCCATTATAGGAAATATGTTTTACAACCAGTGAAAAAGCATTCCTATTCAGAAACCTATAATAAAATTATTGCAGAAAGTAAGGCTATGCAGGAAGTGTTAGTATTAGCAGAAAAAGCCGCTTCAACAAGACTTCCCCTATTAATTATTGGTGAAACGGGCACTGGGAAAGACTTAATTGCTGAACGGATTCATATGGCTTTAGAGCCGAAAAACAATTCTTTCTACACTTTATTATGTCAGGCAGTAGATGAAAGATGGTTGGATCAATTAGCTAGTGAGCTAGAAAACGAAAAACAAATGACTTTATTTTGTGAACGTATTGATTTACTACCATTACATTTACAGCCAAAGCTTTTACATTTACTGGAACAATATAAAAATAAAGATCATCTTCTAATAGCTAGTGTTGATGATGATCCAGTAGAGTTAATTTCTAAAGGGGCCTTACAAAAAAATCTCTTTTATTTATTTTCTAACTTTACGATTAATATTTCTCCATTAAGAGAGCGTGTAGAAGATATTGAACCATTTATTCAAGCCTTTTTTGTAGAACATGCAGAAAAATTTGGCACTGGGATACCAGCTGTTCACCCTGATGTCTTAAAATTACTTTTGAAATATGATTGGCCAGGTAATATTCGTGAACTACAGCATTTATTAGAAGAAATAATTACCCATGATCCTAAGCTTGAAACAATAACAAATGATGTATTGCCAATGCATTTTCTGATTAAACAGGATAAACATAGTATTTTAGAAGAAGAGCAAATTCCAACTTATGAAGTGCCTGAACTAACATTGGAAAGCTATTTATTACAAGCAGAAAAGTATTATATTGGACGTATGATGAAAAAGCATGGGAATAATATTACAAAAACAGCGGAAGCACTTGGGATGAGTCGACAAAATCTCCAATACCGTTTGAAAAAAATTCGTAATCAAAAGTAA
- a CDS encoding putative quinol monooxygenase, which yields MQKYAISVKFITQDEKRDELLNYLLEAAGGMEDLETCNCYIVGINEEEKNAVYVYEVWESKAAHQASLTIPASQELIKKAKPMIVGMESYPELSIVGGKAKL from the coding sequence TTGCAAAAATATGCAATCAGTGTGAAATTCATTACACAAGATGAAAAGCGGGACGAGTTATTAAACTATTTGTTAGAAGCCGCAGGTGGAATGGAAGACTTGGAAACATGTAATTGTTACATTGTAGGAATTAATGAAGAAGAAAAGAATGCTGTATATGTTTATGAAGTATGGGAGAGTAAAGCTGCACATCAGGCTTCATTAACAATTCCTGCTTCTCAAGAATTAATTAAGAAAGCCAAGCCTATGATTGTGGGTATGGAATCCTATCCTGAACTAAGTATTGTTGGTGGGAAAGCAAAGTTATAA
- the map gene encoding type I methionyl aminopeptidase gives MIAKTKEDFIGLKEIGEICGSIRDELVRYTKPGITTKELDEIAGEMFKKAGAESAPKGEYNFPGYTCISVNEEVAHGIPGERIILEGDLVNIDVSGSKNGYFADTGISFVVGEGEEILQKVCDIAKEAFDAGLKKAKVGAKKSALGKAVQNVAKQHGLTVIKNLTGHGVGRSIHEAPDHIFNYYSRWDDEILKDGMVIAFEPFISTFEEEVSQADDGWTFLTEDSFVAQYEHTIILTKEGPIITTL, from the coding sequence ATGATTGCAAAAACCAAAGAGGATTTTATCGGATTAAAAGAAATTGGTGAGATTTGTGGGTCAATTCGAGATGAATTAGTCCGTTATACAAAGCCTGGAATTACTACGAAGGAACTCGATGAAATTGCGGGAGAAATGTTTAAAAAGGCAGGAGCTGAATCTGCGCCAAAAGGAGAATATAACTTCCCTGGATATACATGTATTAGCGTAAATGAAGAAGTAGCACACGGAATTCCGGGGGAACGAATCATTCTAGAAGGAGACCTTGTTAATATTGATGTTTCTGGTTCGAAAAATGGTTATTTCGCTGATACTGGAATTTCCTTTGTAGTTGGAGAAGGAGAGGAAATCTTACAGAAAGTCTGTGACATTGCTAAGGAAGCATTCGATGCTGGATTGAAGAAGGCAAAAGTCGGTGCGAAAAAAAGTGCGCTCGGAAAGGCTGTACAAAATGTAGCAAAACAGCATGGCTTAACAGTCATTAAAAATCTTACAGGGCACGGTGTTGGGCGTTCCATTCATGAAGCACCAGATCATATTTTCAATTATTACTCTCGCTGGGATGACGAAATTTTGAAAGATGGTATGGTAATCGCCTTTGAACCTTTTATCTCCACATTTGAAGAGGAAGTTTCCCAAGCTGATGATGGATGGACCTTCCTAACTGAAGATAGCTTTGTAGCTCAATACGAACATACGATTATTCTTACAAAGGAAGGGCCAATTATTACTACTTTATAA
- a CDS encoding Vat family streptogramin A O-acetyltransferase — protein sequence MIGPNKHKLYPNENIKTVCYISNLPKRVNVEIGEYTYYSDNNKSPDKFYENIEHHYEFLGDKLIIGKFCALAEGVKFIMNGANHRMDGITTYPFNIFGGGWEKVTPTVEQLPFKGDTVIGNDVWIGQQVTIMPGVKIGDGAIIAANSTVVKDVEAYSIYGGNPAQLIKKRFSDAQIESLRKLKWWDWDEEKIFNNLEKLVSEDGLKELLSDLKRT from the coding sequence ATGATTGGACCAAACAAGCATAAATTGTACCCAAATGAAAACATCAAGACAGTTTGCTATATCAGTAATCTGCCTAAAAGAGTGAATGTTGAGATTGGAGAATATACTTATTACAGTGATAATAATAAATCTCCAGACAAGTTTTATGAAAATATTGAACATCATTATGAATTTTTAGGTGATAAACTAATTATCGGTAAATTTTGTGCGCTCGCAGAAGGTGTTAAGTTTATCATGAATGGTGCCAATCATAGAATGGATGGCATCACAACATACCCCTTTAATATTTTTGGTGGAGGATGGGAGAAGGTGACTCCTACAGTAGAACAGCTACCATTTAAAGGAGACACAGTAATTGGAAATGATGTATGGATAGGTCAACAAGTGACGATTATGCCTGGAGTAAAAATTGGGGATGGTGCAATTATTGCAGCTAACTCAACAGTAGTAAAAGATGTTGAGGCTTATTCCATCTATGGAGGAAACCCTGCTCAATTGATTAAGAAACGCTTTAGTGATGCTCAAATTGAATCCTTGCGAAAGCTAAAGTGGTGGGATTGGGATGAAGAAAAGATATTTAATAATCTAGAGAAGTTGGTTTCTGAGGATGGGTTGAAGGAGCTTCTATCTGATCTAAAGAGAACATAA
- a CDS encoding YdcF family protein codes for MDYFLILLSIFLLSAILGITWFILQYRKEKRSLWLGISFLFALITVLANISFPLIRISDIGFIRVMLIGGALLVGIVILLFPLVLILSMLISGIRLMRREGITLSHMLSFGFGIAYILYLIIWPLLEGTFKSTFFDFLYTYLSFVFFFTLFIFVLYTVTNMLNLLKHFRKKYQYIIVLGSGLRNGKEVTPLLANRVDKGIQAYRENPGSILVLSGGRGADEKIAEGEAMKQYALQQGVPASDILVEDKSVNTRENLLFSQQLIRRHMTINEPNLLVVTTRYHVLRALLLAKNLGIACDGRGSRTKLYFSINAFIREWIAYLVLWKKPYIIILIGAFIVIALLYGLQALLGI; via the coding sequence ATGGATTATTTTCTAATATTATTATCTATATTTTTACTATCTGCCATTTTAGGAATCACATGGTTTATTTTACAATATCGAAAAGAAAAAAGAAGCTTATGGCTTGGCATTTCCTTTCTATTTGCATTAATCACAGTACTTGCTAATATTAGTTTCCCGCTTATTAGAATTTCAGATATAGGTTTTATTCGTGTGATGTTAATTGGGGGAGCGCTCTTAGTTGGTATAGTAATACTCTTGTTTCCACTGGTACTCATTTTATCTATGCTCATTTCTGGTATTCGTTTGATGCGACGAGAAGGGATTACTCTGTCGCATATGCTTTCCTTTGGCTTTGGTATCGCCTATATCTTGTATTTAATAATATGGCCATTGCTAGAAGGAACTTTTAAGTCAACCTTTTTTGATTTTTTATATACTTATCTTTCCTTTGTTTTTTTCTTCACCTTATTTATTTTCGTTTTGTATACGGTTACGAATATGCTGAACTTATTAAAGCATTTTCGCAAAAAATATCAATACATCATTGTTTTAGGAAGCGGTTTGCGAAATGGAAAGGAAGTAACGCCATTACTAGCTAACCGAGTGGATAAAGGAATTCAAGCTTATCGAGAAAATCCAGGGAGTATTCTAGTGCTTTCAGGAGGGCGAGGAGCTGATGAAAAAATTGCTGAAGGGGAGGCAATGAAGCAATATGCTTTGCAGCAAGGTGTTCCAGCATCCGATATTTTAGTAGAAGACAAGTCCGTAAATACCCGAGAAAATTTATTGTTTTCACAGCAATTGATTAGAAGGCACATGACAATAAACGAACCTAATCTATTAGTTGTTACAACAAGGTACCATGTGCTTCGTGCATTATTATTAGCGAAAAATTTGGGGATTGCCTGTGATGGAAGAGGTTCACGAACAAAGCTTTATTTTTCAATTAACGCTTTTATCCGCGAATGGATTGCCTATTTGGTATTATGGAAAAAACCATACATCATTATCTTGATAGGGGCTTTTATAGTAATAGCACTGCTATATGGACTTCAAGCACTCTTAGGAATTTGA
- a CDS encoding GyrI-like domain-containing protein, with translation MKHEWRKKEKALYIPKQTPELITVPKQKFFMIKGTGNPNGEEFAEKIGVLYSMAYAVRMMPKQGYTPEGYFEYTVYPLEGVWDLTEEGRKLNTLNKDELVYSIMIRQPNFVTDEVVERALERVRKKKPHPFLTDVTFDTMEDGLSVQMLHVGPYDDEPQTFTQMERFLENNHLKRTSLIHREIYLSDFRRVEQAKLKTVLRYKVEHRQ, from the coding sequence ATGAAGCATGAATGGAGAAAAAAGGAAAAAGCTTTATATATTCCAAAACAAACTCCTGAATTAATTACTGTCCCTAAACAAAAGTTTTTTATGATCAAAGGAACAGGAAATCCCAATGGAGAAGAATTCGCAGAGAAAATAGGTGTGCTTTATTCGATGGCTTATGCTGTTCGTATGATGCCTAAACAAGGATACACACCAGAAGGTTATTTTGAATATACCGTCTACCCACTAGAGGGAGTTTGGGATTTAACAGAAGAAGGTAGAAAATTAAATACTTTAAATAAAGATGAATTGGTTTATAGCATAATGATTAGACAACCAAATTTTGTAACAGATGAAGTAGTGGAAAGAGCCTTGGAGAGAGTACGTAAAAAGAAACCTCACCCCTTTTTAACAGATGTGACATTTGACACAATGGAAGATGGTTTATCTGTTCAAATGTTACATGTAGGCCCATATGATGACGAGCCACAAACTTTTACACAAATGGAAAGGTTTTTAGAAAATAATCATCTAAAAAGAACTTCTTTAATACATAGAGAAATTTACCTTTCAGACTTTAGAAGAGTAGAACAAGCAAAATTAAAAACAGTTCTAAGATATAAAGTAGAGCATAGACAGTAA